In Cupriavidus basilensis, the following proteins share a genomic window:
- the hfq gene encoding RNA chaperone Hfq: MNPELSYPQNDFLNSARKERKRVEVYLVNGIKLTGSIASFDQYVVMLSGPGGMQIVYKRAISTIQAPTGVRQPGSGARPDSRTNAGSDSKEPLAVTGKRSPTGENGGNE; encoded by the coding sequence ATGAATCCTGAGCTCTCTTATCCGCAAAACGACTTCTTGAATTCGGCACGCAAAGAGCGGAAGCGTGTCGAGGTGTACTTGGTCAACGGAATCAAGCTAACCGGTTCAATCGCGTCATTCGACCAGTACGTGGTGATGCTGAGCGGACCCGGCGGCATGCAAATTGTGTACAAGCGAGCAATTTCGACCATCCAGGCGCCGACCGGTGTCCGTCAGCCGGGTTCAGGCGCTCGCCCAGACTCGCGCACGAACGCAGGAAGTGACTCCAAGGAGCCTCTCGCGGTGACAGGAAAACGCAGTCCAACGGGGGAGAATGGCGGAAACGAGTAG
- a CDS encoding cold-shock protein — protein sequence MATGIVKWFNNEKGFGFIAPDGGGADLFAHHTEIQGTGYRSLDEGAKVAFEPKQGPKGLQASQIRKL from the coding sequence ATGGCGACTGGCATTGTGAAGTGGTTCAACAACGAAAAGGGATTTGGATTCATTGCGCCGGACGGCGGTGGCGCGGACTTGTTTGCGCACCATACGGAAATCCAGGGTACGGGATATCGGTCCCTGGATGAGGGCGCCAAGGTGGCATTCGAACCGAAGCAAGGTCCCAAGGGCTTGCAAGCCTCGCAGATTCGCAAGCTGTAG
- a CDS encoding GNAT family N-acetyltransferase, whose protein sequence is MRSLQIRAAEEVDWPAIGEVLECCGLPSEFVDQTSCFFHVALAGERVVGCACAEQCDQTVVVRSVGVLKEYRGHQIATRLVDTVLTRARADGCTKAVLITAGRLGFSTHYDVSLGELEVMPEEVELSRAVLRRFGARGLAKLRID, encoded by the coding sequence ATGAGAAGTTTGCAGATTAGGGCGGCAGAGGAAGTTGATTGGCCTGCAATCGGGGAAGTTCTCGAATGTTGCGGATTGCCGAGCGAGTTCGTTGACCAGACCTCTTGTTTCTTTCATGTCGCGCTGGCGGGCGAGCGGGTCGTCGGCTGTGCTTGCGCTGAGCAATGCGACCAGACGGTCGTTGTACGGTCTGTCGGCGTGCTCAAGGAATATCGTGGGCATCAAATCGCGACGCGCCTAGTCGATACAGTGTTAACGCGCGCTCGCGCAGATGGCTGTACTAAGGCGGTACTCATCACCGCCGGACGCCTCGGTTTCTCCACACATTATGATGTTTCGCTCGGCGAGCTCGAAGTCATGCCTGAGGAAGTAGAACTGTCCAGGGCGGTCTTGCGGAGATTTGGAGCGAGGGGCTTGGCTAAGCTGCGCATTGATTAG
- a CDS encoding H-NS histone family protein produces MATYKQLVAEKAALEAKLVEARATEVAGVIEQIQTLMAEYELTVDDLAPRRRRGRPAAGDKPKAAAKEKASLPAKYMDPKTGATWTGRGRAPAWLGKNRDKFLIPEA; encoded by the coding sequence ATGGCAACCTACAAGCAACTCGTCGCAGAGAAGGCGGCGCTGGAAGCAAAGCTCGTCGAAGCTCGTGCGACCGAGGTCGCCGGCGTAATCGAACAGATTCAAACGTTGATGGCTGAGTACGAGCTGACGGTCGATGACTTGGCTCCGAGGCGACGCCGTGGACGCCCGGCGGCCGGCGATAAGCCTAAGGCTGCGGCGAAGGAGAAGGCCTCGCTGCCGGCAAAGTACATGGACCCGAAGACTGGTGCCACCTGGACCGGACGTGGTCGGGCACCGGCTTGGCTTGGAAAGAATCGTGATAAGTTCCTGATTCCGGAGGCCTGA
- a CDS encoding DNA/RNA non-specific endonuclease, producing the protein MYFALRLVASVAICLSAAAAHAETDFESCPQFFAQGAIPQARSTENLKPRALCFEAFAVLHSGTTKTPIYVAERLNSAQVAAAQNEGRAHKFFADARLPRAERAELDDYEGSGYDRGHMAPAGDMPNATAMAQSFSLANVVPQTPKNNRKSWAGIEKATRKYVRRAKGDVYVITGPVFGSTPPAAIGPDQVWVPQYLFKLVYDTATHRAWVHWIENSDSAHPGLPISYRELVKRTGVEFLPGVALAE; encoded by the coding sequence ATGTATTTCGCTTTACGCCTCGTCGCATCTGTCGCCATTTGTCTTAGCGCCGCCGCCGCTCACGCAGAAACGGACTTTGAAAGTTGCCCTCAGTTTTTTGCACAAGGCGCCATTCCGCAGGCTCGGAGCACCGAAAATTTGAAGCCACGCGCTCTTTGTTTTGAGGCGTTCGCGGTCTTGCATTCTGGCACGACGAAAACGCCTATCTATGTAGCTGAGCGGCTGAATTCAGCGCAAGTTGCCGCTGCCCAGAATGAGGGGCGCGCACACAAGTTCTTCGCCGATGCTCGGCTACCCCGAGCGGAACGAGCCGAACTCGATGACTACGAGGGCTCCGGCTATGACCGTGGCCACATGGCGCCGGCGGGCGATATGCCCAATGCCACGGCTATGGCGCAGAGCTTCTCCCTTGCCAACGTGGTGCCCCAGACCCCAAAGAACAATCGGAAGAGTTGGGCCGGCATTGAGAAGGCAACCCGAAAATACGTTCGGCGCGCCAAGGGGGATGTGTACGTCATCACCGGCCCGGTGTTCGGGTCCACGCCGCCCGCCGCCATCGGCCCAGACCAAGTATGGGTGCCACAATACCTCTTCAAGCTCGTGTACGACACGGCGACCCATCGAGCCTGGGTACATTGGATTGAAAATTCAGACTCGGCGCACCCTGGACTCCCTATCTCGTACCGCGAACTCGTAAAGCGAACTGGCGTGGAGTTCCTCCCGGGCGTCGCGCTAGCTGAATGA
- a CDS encoding AbrB/MazE/SpoVT family DNA-binding domain-containing protein — translation MILQVVTWGGSLALRIPADYALQAGLKEGSWVSAALTVDGGISIRPLKWDRATFAQGLERPREAMRMTQSVTEELRRGARY, via the coding sequence ATGATTCTGCAAGTCGTAACGTGGGGCGGCAGTCTTGCGCTGCGCATCCCAGCTGATTACGCTCTCCAAGCTGGCCTCAAGGAAGGCAGCTGGGTGAGCGCGGCCCTAACTGTCGACGGCGGTATCAGCATCCGCCCGCTCAAATGGGACCGCGCCACTTTCGCGCAGGGACTTGAAAGGCCCCGCGAAGCTATGCGGATGACTCAGTCTGTCACGGAGGAACTGCGGCGAGGAGCGCGCTACTAA
- a CDS encoding J domain-containing protein — MHTHYDNLKISREAPPEVIRAAYKALSQKHHPDRNNGSPESHRNMTIINTAYEVLVDPVRRAQHDAWILAQEKAAKDAAINVQRAAAARAAAGASASRPSATARPVPPRPSVTPKASQSPRASRNTSKEPGFSQSVGPILFVVFIFGLLFVGLGNHKPRSGPIEPLVATNRPETPAIPYPQQKIPAPPAVQPAVATPSRASAPPPTNTVSPNPFRPGYTRKPTAPNGEPWPTWTAYVPGYPALKTGGLSSLTIDNSRNDEDVFLKVFSLNGSNRTPVRYAFIKAGTHFEFANMAPGYFDVRYRNLDTGRISRSEPFELQETEEYNGTRYSKMRLTLYKVLNGNTRTHEISESEF; from the coding sequence ATGCACACCCACTACGATAACCTAAAAATTTCTCGTGAAGCTCCACCTGAGGTTATCCGGGCCGCCTACAAAGCTCTGAGTCAAAAGCACCACCCTGACCGGAACAATGGTTCTCCGGAATCGCACCGGAATATGACCATTATCAACACGGCCTATGAAGTCCTGGTGGACCCGGTCAGGCGTGCCCAGCATGACGCCTGGATACTGGCGCAGGAGAAAGCTGCGAAAGATGCTGCGATAAACGTGCAGAGAGCGGCAGCAGCCAGGGCGGCCGCCGGAGCTTCGGCGAGTCGACCCAGCGCGACGGCACGACCCGTGCCGCCACGACCCTCGGTTACGCCGAAGGCTAGTCAGTCTCCGAGGGCTAGTCGGAACACGTCAAAGGAGCCCGGGTTCTCCCAGTCCGTCGGACCGATTCTTTTTGTGGTGTTCATTTTTGGCCTATTGTTTGTAGGGCTAGGAAACCACAAGCCGCGCAGTGGCCCGATAGAGCCTCTTGTTGCAACGAATCGACCCGAGACGCCGGCGATTCCTTATCCTCAGCAGAAGATTCCCGCGCCACCGGCAGTGCAGCCAGCTGTGGCAACGCCATCGCGCGCGTCAGCACCTCCGCCGACCAATACTGTTAGCCCTAATCCTTTTCGACCAGGCTACACACGCAAGCCCACCGCGCCCAATGGCGAACCCTGGCCAACGTGGACTGCTTACGTCCCGGGCTACCCTGCTCTGAAAACAGGAGGTCTGTCGTCGCTAACGATAGATAACTCGCGCAACGACGAGGACGTATTCCTGAAAGTGTTCTCACTGAACGGAAGCAATAGGACTCCCGTGCGATACGCCTTCATCAAGGCGGGGACCCACTTCGAATTTGCCAACATGGCGCCCGGCTACTTCGATGTCCGCTACCGAAACTTAGATACGGGCAGAATCTCCAGGTCAGAGCCCTTCGAGCTGCAGGAAACCGAGGAGTACAACGGCACGCGTTACAGCAAGATGAGGCTTACCTTGTATAAGGTGCTCAATGGCAACACGCGGACTCACGAAATCAGTGAGAGCGAATTCTAG